ACCTAAAGATGTAAAGAAAATCCAATCCCCCACAAATACAGCTTGGATGATTGGCCGCATTGAAACAAACGGTCCTTCTGATTATGCCGCAGTGAATAAGTTACAGGATCAGTTTAAGTTAATTCCATTAAGCTCGTACGGATCTCATTATGTTCCACCTAAAAATCTTCCGGTTGAACCCTACATCGATGTAAATACACCACCTGTAAAACAAGTGGAACAAATGGATGGAATTACATTTTTCACTAATCTAACTGCTCTCTTGAAAAACAACCCTCCACTACCTGCAGACTCAAGTTTTGTGAGAAAATTAGCCTCTATCGGTATCGTCCCCGGCGAAGTGTTTGATGTGAAAAAACTCACCCCGGAACAGTTAGAGAATCTCGATAAGTCTATCACAGAAGCCAAGACAACGATTGCTAATGAATTTCAAAATATGCCTAACGCAAAGAAAGTCAACGGCTGGAATATTATGACGGAATATGTGGGTGACTATGGAACGCATTACCTTATAAGAGCAGCTGTAGCCAATAAAGGCCTCGGCGCTAACCTCTCCAAAGACGCTGTGTATCCTACACTTGCAACCGATGCAGAAGGAAACCCTTTAGATGGTTCAAACCGTTATATTCTACATTTTACTAAGGACCAAATACCACCTGTCAATGGTTTCTGGTCTATCACAATGTATAATGATAAACAATTCTTTGTACCTAATCCACTAGACCGCTATGCGATTGGGGATAGAAGCCATTTGAAAATTAATCCTGATGGGTCTTTGGACATATACATCCAAAATACATCGCCCGGAAAGGATAAAGAGTCTAATTGGCTCCCAGCACCTAAAGGTGGATTTAATCTAATTATGCGTCTATATGATCCAAAAGAAGCTGTATTAGATGGTAAATGGAACCCGCCAGCTATTAAAAAACTCTATTAAGGGTTATTTGTCCTTGCTTGAGGAATGCTTTCTACACATACTTCTGTAGAAAGTATTCCTTAAGCAGCCATCGGTCAAGACAACTTTTGGATACACATGGCCTGACCATACAAAATATTCAGCCGACGATTTTGGTATAGGGCAGAAAAGGAAAAGGCCTATTGCTAACCTAGCCTAAACGTTTGAGTAAATGGTCGCCTACCCGTAATGTATTCGCAATTATTGTTAAGGATGGATTAACTGCACCAATACTTGGAAAAAAGCTCGCATCTATGACATAGAGGTTATCTAACTCATGCGCTTTGCAGTTTGTGTCCAACACCGATGTTTTAGGATCGGTACCAAAACGGCAGGTACCTACCTGATGCGCCACTCCGGCAATAGGAATTGTGCTGTGGAAATAAAACTGGCGTGGTATCAATACATTGGGATGCATCCCTATCTGCCCTAGCATAGACTTGAGTTTCTCGTACAATTTCTCTTTAGGAACAGTATTATTAAAGGTATAGTTTAAAGTGATCTCACCTTCTTTATTAACAGTGATCCTATTGTCAGCACGTGGTAAATCTTCCGTTGTCAGCCAAAAATCGACAGAATGCCTAGCAATATTATTCAACATGGACATCGGTACCAACCCTGTTTCAATCGGCTTCTCCCCGCGGAACATCGGCCCCAAAGATTTCCCAATCATCTGAATATTACCCATCGGGTAGTTGAAGCCTTCCATTCCAAAATAGAAATCATTGATTGCTAACGTCTTCTGAAAGAAGGTGTCATTGGGTTCCATCGATAAAGCCAGCACAGCCTGGCTATTATGGAACATATAATTACGCCCTACCTGATCCGATCCATTCGCTAGCCCTTGCGGATGTTTATCATTAGCAGACATAAGCAACAGCTTGGCCGAATTAGAAGCTCCACATGCTACTACGATGATGCCCGCTTTGAATATCTCTTTCTTACCTTCGATCAGCACCTCTACTTCGGTTACTTTGATGCCATCTGCCGATGTATTTAACTTCAAAACTTCGGCATTCCGCATTAATGTCACATTAGAATGTTCCATCGCAGGACGTACACCGACTGTTTCAGCATCTGCTTTAGCATGGACTAAACACGGAAATCCATCGCAAGTTTGACAACGAATACACTTGCTGAACGCCCTGTTATTTTCATTCAACATGATCGCGCACGGAGCCGGAAACGGATGATATCCTGCATTCGAGAGGTTATCATAGAGCTGCTGAATGCGCGGTTCATGCGATACGGGCGGAAAAGGGTACGGCTCACTGCAAGGCGGCTCTGTATTATCTATTCCTCTCTCGCCGTGTACAAAATACATTTTCTCTGCTTGCGTATAGTAAGGTTCCAACTCATCATAAGTGATCGGCCACGCAGGCGATATCCCATCGTAATGTTTGAGCTCACCAAAATCCTCTTTCCTCAATCGATACAACGCAGCCCCATACATCTTCGTCGCACCGCCCACAAAATAATGGACTTGCGGCTGGAAGGCTTTCCCTTTGGAATCGTACCATTTGTCAGGCGAGATATAACGATTGTCTACAAAGACAGCACTGGCATCCCAATTTTTGGCTTCTCTCTTCAACCAATCCCCACGCTCTAATATGAGTATGCGTTTGCCGGAAGGCGCCAAATGCCTTGCTAAGGTCCCACCGCCTGCCCCGCTTCCGATAATAATGACATCGTAATCCATAATTATAACCCCGGGCTTTGCTGCATCATTCCGCCATCGACAAAGACTGTCGTCGATGTCATATAGGAGGCTCCCTCACCGGATAAGAACACGACAACACTGGCTATCTCCTCCGGCTTGGCCATCCTCCCCAGAGGTATTGCAGCATCTAATTCTTTCATCAACACCGGATCTTTCATCGTCACAATGTTAATGGGCGTCGCTACAGCCCCGGGACCTACCCCTGCTACTAGAATGCCATGCTTGGCCAGTTCCAGTCCCGCTGTACGTGTCAGCATCCGCATTCCACCTTTAGACAGGCAATAAGCGATGTTGCCGGGCATAGGCCAATCTTCGTGCACCGAGGTGATATTGATAATCCTTCCTCCGCCCCCTTGCTTGATCATCTGCTTGGCCGCAACCTGTGTACCAAAAAAGGCGCTTTTAAGATTGACTGACAGCACTTTCTCATATTGGGATTCGGTTGTATCTATAATGGATGTCCTTGTCTCAATCCCTGCATTGTTCACCATAATATCCAAACGCCCAAACGCCTTTACAGCCGCATCGACAAGCTTTTGTAAATCATCTACCTTACTGACATCAGCCTCAACTCCAATGGATTTCCCACCTAAAGCTGCTATTTCTCTTTCCAGTTGGCTTGTAGAGTCCGGATTGCAAATGAAGTCAATAACTACCCGTACTCCTTGTTTGGCCAACGCTAAAACAATCGTCGCCCCTATGCCGCTATTTCCGCCTGTCACAATCGCCACTTTTCCTTCTAAGCTCATACCTGCTTCCTTTGGTAAGTAATAAAATAGGCTAATATGCCAAAGGCTATGGCAATCAAAGCGCAAAGCCCAAATATCATTTGTATATCAATTCCTAATTTCTCAAGCGGTCCCACGCCAAATGCAGAAACGCCATAACCGGTTAGGTAGGCTGCAATAAGCCCTCCCGCCACGGATTTGCGTATTGTCGGCAGTGCATTAGAGGCAAAGCTAATACTTAAAGGCAGCAATGCAGAACAGCCGAAACCTGCTAAACCAAAAATCCATATTCCACTCCAAGGAGAGGGCACTTCCTGCCAATAAACACACAAATAAGCAAATGCAATCACTAAAGGCAGGGCTTTATAAATGGTCCCTTCAGCAACAAACCTGTTGCTGAATGCGAAAATAACCCTTCCTAACGTAACCGCACCCCAAAAACTTGTTAATGCCAAGGAAGCTTCCGTCACATCTGCCTGCATACTTTTTGTTAAGTAAACTGTGGCCCAATTTCCACTCATTGTCTCCAATATCCCATATAGAAACACCCCTGCAGCAAACAACCAGAAGGCCGAAGGAATAACATTCAACTTTTCTGTTTGCTCTTCCGGCGGTTTACCTGACTCAAACGGTAGCAATGACGAAAGCGCCAATAATAACCCCAGGGCCGACATTAAAATAAGCGGTAATCCCCACCAAAATCCTAATCCGTCGAAAACAGCAATGAACACCGGCGCCAAGGCAGTCCCTAATCCTAATAACGCATTCAAAATCAATAGGGCCGAGTCCACTTTTTTTGGAGAATAGATCGCCATAAAGGTATTTAATACCGGTACTGTCAAACCAAATCCCAATCCTAAAAGTCCTGTCGCCACAAAAAGTAACCCAAAAGCCCACTCCTGATGCGGAAGCATCAATGCACTCAACAAGAAAATGCCCATGGACAACATATTAGCCAGCAAGCCCCATAAATAGATGCTTTTCAGGCTGCATGAATGTGCCAAGCGTCCACCCATGACTGCTGATAAAATGGCTATGATAATATCCGGAAGGAAGATGCTGCCATATTCCGTACTAGTCATGCCGTACCCGCTCGCACTAGTAAAAATAGTGGCTGTGGCCGGAAAAGCAACCATCGCCACTCCCTGCAGCAAACCTGCAGTGTATATCGAAGCAACTTCGCTCTTGGCCATCCTAACCGCCTACTTGGGGAACAGGCTTAGCTCCCACAGTATTCAGCTTAATAGCCCATACGGAATCGGAAGAACAGATAAACAAAATATTGTTGTCCTTGCCGCCAAATGTTAAATTCGCCGTTTCTTTAGGCATACGGATCTTCCCTATCAGCTTTCCTTCAGGATTATAGACCTGCACACCGTCTAATGCCCCCACATAGATATTACCGTGGCTATCTAAACGCATTCCATCTGGAAAACCGGGCGACACTGTAGCGAATAATTTTCTGTTACCTACTGTCTTCCCGCCCTCCAAGACTTCAAAAGCATAAATCGCATGCGGTAGATTCTCATAGTACGTACTAGGTGCCTGGATAGCCGCACTATCAATGACATACAGAATCTTTTCGTCAGGCGAGAATGCTATTCCATTCGGCATCTTTAAATCTTCAATGACAGCTGACAATTCCTTAGTCCCCGGATCCCATCTGTAGACATTATTAGGTAAATAGCACTCCTGTGGAAACTGTAAACATCCATATGAAGGGTCTGTAAACCACACCGATCCATCTGACTTAACAACAACATCATTAGGCGAATTCAACGGTTTACCCTGATAAAAGCCTGCCAATGTTTTGACAACTCCATCATGGTCTGTCACAGAAATTCTTCTGCCTGTTGTTTCCGCTGTCAACAGCCGCCCTTCCAAATCAGCAGTCTGTCCATCAGCAATATTGGTCGGATGCCTGAATATAACAGGAGCATCCCAAGACAAAGGTGTAATCTGATTGTAGGGCTGCAAACCATTCCAACGTAGAATCAGAATATTGTCGTTCAATTGATCTGTGAATAATAGATATCCCCCTTCGCTATTACGCTTAGATAGGTATACAGGACCTTCAGTAAATCCAAATCCCTTTGCCAAATGTACTAACTGGGGTTTTACTCCCAAGATATCCGCAAAGGCAATATCATATACCTCTAACGGCAACTGCGGCGCTTCTGCCACGGGATAAGGGGGTGCGTTCTCGAAGGAAGCCTCACAACTACCTCCGAAAAGCAACCCTAGAAAAAATAACCGGTATAAAAATGGCATCATCTGTTTTAGCGTCTCGCAAATTCTTCAGTACTTAATTTCTCTCTAATGCCAAGCGTCTCTGTTTCTTTTTTGAAAGCTTTGTTTAAAGTTGCTATCGCCAAGGCTATAGCACTTCTTGTCGCCGGAGTATTTGCTAAAGGACTTAACATCACAAAGTCATGTATCGTCCCTAAATAGCGCACAGCCTCAACCTCAACACCTGCTTCCATCAACTTATGTGCATAGGCCTCTCCTTCGGAACGCAAAACATCATTCTCATCCGTAATGACCAATGCTTTTGGCAGTCCTTTCAGCTGCTCGATCGTTGATCGCAAAGGAGAAACTAAATGATCGTTGCGTGAGCTTGCATCAGGCGCATAAGCATTCCAAAACCACTCCATAGCAGCTTTCGTCAGCCAAGGACCTTCGGCAAACTCTTTATAGCTCTCTGTATTTAAATCAGAATCCGTCACCGGATAGAAAAGGATTTGCTGCACAATTTTAGGCCCCTTTCTTTCTTTCGCCAAAAGTGTTACCGCAGCTGCCATATTCCCACCGGCGCTATCGCCAATGATTGCAATCCGAGCAGCATCGACATTTAATTCTCGGGCATGTTCAGCAACATAAATTAATGCAGCATATCCCTCTTCCAATGGAACAGGATATTTAGCCTCAGGCGAAGGAGTATAATTAACAAACACAACAGCTGCCTTCGTACCTACGGCTATTTCCCTTACCAAACGATCATGGGTATTCTTACTCCCTAAGATCCATCCCCCGCCATGATAGTAAAGTATGACGGGTAACACATCCGTAGAATTTTCCGGCCTGATAATTCGAACGGAAACTTTGGTTTTCCCCACTGTCCACTCTTTATCCTCAATCTTGACCGGCAGTTTCTCACCTTTTGCTTGCAGATCTTCCAAAACCTTTCGTGCTTCCAACGGGGATAGTGTATAGATAGGTTTGCCACCTTTAGCTTCGACTTCTTCAATAAACTTCTGTGTTTTTTGCTCGTATTTACTTTTCATGGCCTCCCCCTTTGAAAATAATATTTCTTATGAGAGATATGTTTAAATTTATTTATTTACAATACAGGATCAGGTTCTAATCTCTTCTCTCTTCTCTAAGATAAAGTGATTTCATACTCCTAAATATATAAGAATTTTCATAGGCAATTAAATATTTTCCTATTATGGATTGAAGTTAGATCCCTAACAAATTACTGGAGTTCTCATATGCCCAACAATAATGGAAACAACAATCAGCAAGACCATGAAAAATTCATGAAAAGAGCGATCGAGCTTAGCCGTGAAGCTTCATTAGTTAAGAAAACCGGCGGCGTTTTTGGCGCTGTCATTGTAAAAGACGGCAAAATCATTGCCGAAGGCTATAATCAAGTCGTTAAAAACAATGATCCTACTTGGCATGCTGAAATCCAAGCTCTGAGAGAAGCAGGAAAAAAACTAGGTACACCCCACCTAGAAGGCTGCGACCTCTATACCAGTGCTGAGTGCTGTCCTATGTGCCTTGCTGCAGCTTACTGGGCCCACATCAATAAGATCTACTACGGCGCAACCATTGCAGACTCCCTAAAATACGGTGACTTCGCTGACGTAGGCATTCTGGATGAAATCCGCAAAGACCCCAAAGACCGCAAAATTAAATTTATCGAAGTATTACGTCCTCAAGCTGTAGAAGTTTGGAAAGAATTTTCCGAAATGCCAGACCGCGCATGTTACTAATAGCCTAAGTTGGACCCGATGCCATACAGTACTAAAGACAGATCAAACATCCTATCGCTACGTGTGATTATAAAACCGGAAGCAAAGTCTGCTTTTGTGGAATGGCAAGGGAAAATAAACAGCGCTATTGCAGGATTTCCGGGCTTCATCAGCCTGGAAATCCTCTCTCCTGTAGGTTCAGGACAAAATTTCTGGGTCCTAGTACAACGCTTTCTCAACGAAGCAAACGCCAATAACTGGAAAAATTCAGACATCCATCATGAACTTCTACAAGAGTTGAAAGGCTATCTTGTAGATAATACCATCATAGAGACGCCCTCAGGCGAAGCAACTCTGCACAATGGTGTGACAGAAGTATTTGTCACTAAAGTCGCCCCTGAAAAAGAAGCAGACTTCCGCCAATGGCTCGCGAAGATCCATCAAGCTGAAGCAAACTTCCCCGGCTTCCGCGGCGTGTACGTCCAGTCACCTATTAAAGGACAAAGCGATAATTGGATTACTTTTCTACAATTTGATACGCCGGAGAATCTTGATGGCTGGCTTTCTTCAGACGAAAGACAAAGCGTCCTAAAAGAATCCAAATCTCTAATAGCAAACATTGAAAGTCACAGGGTTATCTCACCCTATGCAGGCTGGTTTGCATCCATCGCCAAAGAGGAAGGCGAAATTCCCCCCGCCTGGAAACAAACGATGCTCGTCCTGCTAGTGCTCTTTCCGATCGTCATGATGGAGTTCAGATACCTTAATCCCCATCTGCATAGCTTAAATGTCTCCCTAGGCACATTCATTGGGAACTCTATTAGCGTAGCCCTGATCACCTGGCCTATGATGCCCATTGCAATATACTCACTAGGGTGGTGGCTTTTACCCAAAAAAAATAACCGTCTAGCTATCAACATCAGCGGTACCCTATTAGTGTTTTTGCTCTATCTAATAGAAATATACATCTTCTGGAGCTTTGTCTAAGTTTACTGTGGGTACTCATTAGGCTCATCAAAATGCTGCCAACCTTCTCCATCCAAAGCCTTAATAAAGCTAATTAACGCCTTCTTATCTTCCGCACTCAGATGCAGAGGTTTCATCAAAGGATGCAGATTTTTATTGGGAATGCCGCCTTTATCATAATAATCAATCACATCTTCAATCGTTTGCAGGCAGCCATCATGCATATATGGTCCGCTATGCGCAGATTCCCGCAAGGTTGGCACTTTAAAAGATCCCCACATACTATTCTTATGAGTAATAGAATACCTTCCCAAATCCGGATTAGGCTTATCCATACCTATGCCTATGTTTTGAAAAGAATCGTCAGTGAAATTAAACCCTGCATGGCACGCTTCACATCTTACTGTCTTGAAAACTTGATATCCCTTGATCTGTTCTTCCGTCATCGCTGTCTTATCGCCCGCCTTGTAGCGGTCATAGGGGGAATTCCCGGAAACTACCGTCCGCTCAAAGGTCGCAATAGCTTGGGCAATACGATCAATTGTGATCTTGTCATCGCCAAATGCCTTCTTAAATAAGGGCTTATACCCTTCGATCTTACTAATGCGGTTCTCACATTGATCATGGGCCACATGGGCATCTTTCGAATCTGCCATCTCATTAGGATTGGCTATAGGTCCTTTGCACTGTTCTTCCAAACTATTCGCACGACCATCCCAAAATAATAGCTTTGAATAGCCTGCATTGATAATCGTCGGTGAATGGCGCGTCCCTTTCCTTTCATCAATTC
This Parachlamydiales bacterium DNA region includes the following protein-coding sequences:
- a CDS encoding DUF1254 domain-containing protein encodes the protein MKILSVISKWSLLALVFTACNTQSSEDKEKDVIKEAYIYGYPLVIMDVTKEVMTAAPNVTETKAPVNQFDYIRKFPSPTSTDVVSPNADTLYSSAWLDLSKEPIIFVVPEMKDRYYLYPILDAWTNVFTSIGTRTTGSDKGTYAIVGPDWRGNLPKDVKKIQSPTNTAWMIGRIETNGPSDYAAVNKLQDQFKLIPLSSYGSHYVPPKNLPVEPYIDVNTPPVKQVEQMDGITFFTNLTALLKNNPPLPADSSFVRKLASIGIVPGEVFDVKKLTPEQLENLDKSITEAKTTIANEFQNMPNAKKVNGWNIMTEYVGDYGTHYLIRAAVANKGLGANLSKDAVYPTLATDAEGNPLDGSNRYILHFTKDQIPPVNGFWSITMYNDKQFFVPNPLDRYAIGDRSHLKINPDGSLDIYIQNTSPGKDKESNWLPAPKGGFNLIMRLYDPKEAVLDGKWNPPAIKKLY
- a CDS encoding GMC family oxidoreductase is translated as MDYDVIIIGSGAGGGTLARHLAPSGKRILILERGDWLKREAKNWDASAVFVDNRYISPDKWYDSKGKAFQPQVHYFVGGATKMYGAALYRLRKEDFGELKHYDGISPAWPITYDELEPYYTQAEKMYFVHGERGIDNTEPPCSEPYPFPPVSHEPRIQQLYDNLSNAGYHPFPAPCAIMLNENNRAFSKCIRCQTCDGFPCLVHAKADAETVGVRPAMEHSNVTLMRNAEVLKLNTSADGIKVTEVEVLIEGKKEIFKAGIIVVACGASNSAKLLLMSANDKHPQGLANGSDQVGRNYMFHNSQAVLALSMEPNDTFFQKTLAINDFYFGMEGFNYPMGNIQMIGKSLGPMFRGEKPIETGLVPMSMLNNIARHSVDFWLTTEDLPRADNRITVNKEGEITLNYTFNNTVPKEKLYEKLKSMLGQIGMHPNVLIPRQFYFHSTIPIAGVAHQVGTCRFGTDPKTSVLDTNCKAHELDNLYVIDASFFPSIGAVNPSLTIIANTLRVGDHLLKRLG
- a CDS encoding glucose 1-dehydrogenase, which codes for MSLEGKVAIVTGGNSGIGATIVLALAKQGVRVVIDFICNPDSTSQLEREIAALGGKSIGVEADVSKVDDLQKLVDAAVKAFGRLDIMVNNAGIETRTSIIDTTESQYEKVLSVNLKSAFFGTQVAAKQMIKQGGGGRIINITSVHEDWPMPGNIAYCLSKGGMRMLTRTAGLELAKHGILVAGVGPGAVATPINIVTMKDPVLMKELDAAIPLGRMAKPEEIASVVVFLSGEGASYMTSTTVFVDGGMMQQSPGL
- a CDS encoding MFS transporter, yielding MAKSEVASIYTAGLLQGVAMVAFPATATIFTSASGYGMTSTEYGSIFLPDIIIAILSAVMGGRLAHSCSLKSIYLWGLLANMLSMGIFLLSALMLPHQEWAFGLLFVATGLLGLGFGLTVPVLNTFMAIYSPKKVDSALLILNALLGLGTALAPVFIAVFDGLGFWWGLPLILMSALGLLLALSSLLPFESGKPPEEQTEKLNVIPSAFWLFAAGVFLYGILETMSGNWATVYLTKSMQADVTEASLALTSFWGAVTLGRVIFAFSNRFVAEGTIYKALPLVIAFAYLCVYWQEVPSPWSGIWIFGLAGFGCSALLPLSISFASNALPTIRKSVAGGLIAAYLTGYGVSAFGVGPLEKLGIDIQMIFGLCALIAIAFGILAYFITYQRKQV
- a CDS encoding SMP-30/gluconolactonase/LRE family protein, which encodes MMPFLYRLFFLGLLFGGSCEASFENAPPYPVAEAPQLPLEVYDIAFADILGVKPQLVHLAKGFGFTEGPVYLSKRNSEGGYLLFTDQLNDNILILRWNGLQPYNQITPLSWDAPVIFRHPTNIADGQTADLEGRLLTAETTGRRISVTDHDGVVKTLAGFYQGKPLNSPNDVVVKSDGSVWFTDPSYGCLQFPQECYLPNNVYRWDPGTKELSAVIEDLKMPNGIAFSPDEKILYVIDSAAIQAPSTYYENLPHAIYAFEVLEGGKTVGNRKLFATVSPGFPDGMRLDSHGNIYVGALDGVQVYNPEGKLIGKIRMPKETANLTFGGKDNNILFICSSDSVWAIKLNTVGAKPVPQVGG
- a CDS encoding alpha/beta hydrolase; this encodes MKSKYEQKTQKFIEEVEAKGGKPIYTLSPLEARKVLEDLQAKGEKLPVKIEDKEWTVGKTKVSVRIIRPENSTDVLPVILYYHGGGWILGSKNTHDRLVREIAVGTKAAVVFVNYTPSPEAKYPVPLEEGYAALIYVAEHARELNVDAARIAIIGDSAGGNMAAAVTLLAKERKGPKIVQQILFYPVTDSDLNTESYKEFAEGPWLTKAAMEWFWNAYAPDASSRNDHLVSPLRSTIEQLKGLPKALVITDENDVLRSEGEAYAHKLMEAGVEVEAVRYLGTIHDFVMLSPLANTPATRSAIALAIATLNKAFKKETETLGIREKLSTEEFARR
- a CDS encoding nucleoside deaminase is translated as MPNNNGNNNQQDHEKFMKRAIELSREASLVKKTGGVFGAVIVKDGKIIAEGYNQVVKNNDPTWHAEIQALREAGKKLGTPHLEGCDLYTSAECCPMCLAAAYWAHINKIYYGATIADSLKYGDFADVGILDEIRKDPKDRKIKFIEVLRPQAVEVWKEFSEMPDRACY
- a CDS encoding antibiotic biosynthesis monooxygenase yields the protein MPYSTKDRSNILSLRVIIKPEAKSAFVEWQGKINSAIAGFPGFISLEILSPVGSGQNFWVLVQRFLNEANANNWKNSDIHHELLQELKGYLVDNTIIETPSGEATLHNGVTEVFVTKVAPEKEADFRQWLAKIHQAEANFPGFRGVYVQSPIKGQSDNWITFLQFDTPENLDGWLSSDERQSVLKESKSLIANIESHRVISPYAGWFASIAKEEGEIPPAWKQTMLVLLVLFPIVMMEFRYLNPHLHSLNVSLGTFIGNSISVALITWPMMPIAIYSLGWWLLPKKNNRLAINISGTLLVFLLYLIEIYIFWSFV
- a CDS encoding cytochrome c peroxidase; amino-acid sequence: MLRAFVFFLTISSTFLIAAEDPLKSHPPAVKAKLEVDFKVPLGLEPIPWPEDNPYSKEKAELGLLLYFDKRLSADNTVSCSTCHNIPCAYSDCKVIAIGIDERKGTRHSPTIINAGYSKLLFWDGRANSLEEQCKGPIANPNEMADSKDAHVAHDQCENRISKIEGYKPLFKKAFGDDKITIDRIAQAIATFERTVVSGNSPYDRYKAGDKTAMTEEQIKGYQVFKTVRCEACHAGFNFTDDSFQNIGIGMDKPNPDLGRYSITHKNSMWGSFKVPTLRESAHSGPYMHDGCLQTIEDVIDYYDKGGIPNKNLHPLMKPLHLSAEDKKALISFIKALDGEGWQHFDEPNEYPQ